The following proteins are encoded in a genomic region of Corynebacterium atypicum:
- a CDS encoding F0F1 ATP synthase subunit delta: MHAASRDALSHAAESIDAIVGDDVAKAAATGAELFELVEFLDAERQLRLALADQASEGQQRCDLTDQLFGGKLAQPTLDALKTAVSQNWSTPRELRDGLVLLARRALLRGAQAEGQLAQVEDELFQLARILEDEPKLVQLLGEKMVAPDRRRQLAAAVLYGKVTKYTEALVLQVIGRPEHDAIDDVDTLVHQVAEFSGHDVAHVVSAGEVSAGQRAQLAEKLGRIYGREMRVHTEIDPELLGGVTVKVGNELIDGSLRGRIARLRAELV, from the coding sequence ATGCACGCAGCAAGCCGCGACGCACTGTCGCACGCAGCCGAATCGATCGACGCGATCGTAGGCGACGACGTTGCCAAGGCCGCCGCTACGGGTGCAGAACTCTTCGAGCTCGTCGAGTTTCTGGACGCGGAGCGCCAGCTGCGGCTGGCCCTCGCGGACCAGGCGTCCGAAGGCCAGCAGCGCTGCGATCTCACCGATCAACTCTTTGGTGGCAAGCTCGCGCAGCCGACGCTGGACGCGCTCAAAACGGCTGTATCACAGAACTGGTCTACTCCTCGGGAACTGCGCGATGGGCTCGTCCTTCTGGCCCGCCGTGCGCTGCTGCGCGGCGCACAGGCGGAAGGCCAGCTCGCACAGGTGGAAGACGAGCTCTTCCAGCTCGCTCGGATCCTGGAGGACGAGCCCAAGCTGGTGCAGCTTCTCGGCGAGAAGATGGTGGCGCCGGATCGGCGTCGCCAGCTTGCCGCCGCAGTGCTTTATGGCAAGGTGACCAAGTACACCGAGGCCCTGGTACTGCAGGTGATCGGCCGGCCGGAGCACGATGCGATTGACGACGTCGACACGTTGGTGCACCAGGTTGCCGAGTTTTCCGGGCACGACGTCGCGCACGTCGTCTCCGCCGGGGAGGTCTCGGCCGGGCAGCGCGCACAGTTGGCTGAGAAGCTCGGCCGGATCTACGGTCGCGAGATGAGAGTGCATACCGAGATAGACCCCGAGCTTTTGGGCGGGGTGACCGTCAAAGTGGGCAATGAGTTGATCGACGGCTCATTGCGCGGCCGGATCGCGCGGTTGCGCGCGGAGCTTGTCTAG
- a CDS encoding F0F1 ATP synthase subunit B — MTNVIYLLAQEAETLPLEEGNSILLPKPYDIVWSIIPLLVILFIFWKWILPKFQEVLTEREDRIEGGIQRAEAAQAEAKAALEKYNAQLSDARAEAAEIREQARERGKQIQEEMRTEATEESSRIIASGEKQLEASRQNVITQLRKEMGQNSINLAERLLGTELSDTTKRSGTIDSFLSDLDSLPAGK, encoded by the coding sequence ATGACGAACGTCATCTATTTACTTGCGCAGGAGGCGGAGACTCTTCCCTTGGAAGAGGGCAACTCGATCCTCCTGCCCAAGCCTTACGACATCGTCTGGTCCATCATTCCGCTGCTGGTCATCCTCTTCATCTTCTGGAAGTGGATCCTTCCGAAGTTCCAGGAGGTCCTGACCGAGCGTGAGGACCGGATCGAGGGCGGTATTCAGCGCGCCGAGGCCGCCCAGGCCGAGGCAAAGGCCGCCCTGGAGAAGTACAACGCGCAGCTTTCCGACGCCCGCGCCGAGGCCGCGGAGATTCGCGAGCAGGCTCGAGAGCGTGGCAAGCAGATCCAAGAGGAAATGCGCACCGAGGCCACCGAAGAGTCCTCGCGCATCATCGCTTCCGGAGAGAAGCAGCTTGAAGCTTCTCGGCAGAACGTCATCACGCAGCTGCGCAAGGAGATGGGGCAGAACTCCATCAACTTGGCCGAACGGCTGCTAGGCACCGAGCTGTCGGACACCACCAAGCGTTCCGGCACCATCGACTCTTTCCTCTCGGACCTCGATAGCCTCCCGGCAGGGAAGTGA
- a CDS encoding ATP synthase F0 subunit C produces the protein MNDLILAADAAAPNLGAVGYGIATIGPGLGIGILVGKALEGMARQPEMAGQLRTTMFLGIAFVEALALIGLVAGFLFTN, from the coding sequence ATGAACGACCTCATCCTCGCTGCTGACGCTGCCGCTCCGAACTTGGGTGCCGTCGGCTACGGCATCGCCACCATCGGCCCGGGCCTGGGCATCGGCATCCTGGTGGGCAAGGCCCTCGAGGGTATGGCCCGCCAGCCCGAGATGGCCGGCCAGCTGCGCACGACGATGTTCCTGGGCATCGCCTTCGTTGAGGCCCTCGCCCTGATCGGCCTGGTCGCCGGCTTCCTGTTCACTAACTAA
- the atpB gene encoding F0F1 ATP synthase subunit A, with product MKGEFHPPSLDHEFFPGFVKDGEAHNLIFTGFANGWFALDRLMLVRLLMAVLLVVFFLVAMRNPKIVPRGVQNVAEIALDFVRVHIAEDILGKKEGRRFLPIIATIFFTVLVMNVATIIPGLNISPNARIGMPLTLAVLGYIAMIYAGAKKYGFGKYMKSSLIVPNLPWPLHFLVVPIEAFSTFVMRPVTLTLRLMANFLAGHLILVLLYSATNFFFWQLNAWTAMSGVTIVAAILFTLYECIIIFLQAYIFALLVAVYTELSLHADSH from the coding sequence ATGAAGGGGGAGTTCCACCCTCCGTCACTGGACCATGAATTTTTCCCGGGGTTTGTCAAAGACGGCGAGGCCCACAACCTCATCTTCACGGGCTTCGCCAACGGCTGGTTTGCACTAGATCGCCTCATGCTTGTCCGCCTGCTCATGGCGGTCCTGCTGGTGGTCTTTTTCCTTGTCGCCATGCGGAACCCCAAGATCGTTCCGCGTGGAGTGCAGAATGTCGCCGAGATCGCGCTCGACTTCGTGCGCGTCCACATCGCCGAGGACATCCTGGGGAAGAAGGAGGGGCGTCGGTTCTTGCCGATCATCGCCACCATCTTCTTCACCGTCCTCGTGATGAACGTGGCGACGATCATTCCGGGCCTCAATATCTCGCCAAACGCGCGCATCGGTATGCCGCTGACCTTGGCGGTGTTGGGCTACATCGCGATGATTTACGCGGGTGCTAAGAAGTACGGCTTCGGCAAGTACATGAAGTCCTCGTTGATCGTCCCGAACCTGCCCTGGCCCCTCCACTTCCTGGTGGTGCCCATCGAGGCCTTCTCGACGTTTGTCATGCGCCCGGTCACCCTGACCTTGCGTCTTATGGCAAACTTCCTGGCTGGTCACCTCATCCTGGTCCTTTTGTACAGCGCCACGAACTTCTTCTTCTGGCAGCTGAACGCCTGGACCGCGATGTCCGGCGTGACCATCGTCGCAGCGATCCTTTTCACGTTGTACGAGTGCATCATCATCTTCCTGCAGGCCTATATCTTTGCCCTGCTGGTCGCTGTGTACACCGAACTGTCGCTGCACGCGGACTCGCACTGA
- a CDS encoding glycosyltransferase family 4 protein, with translation MGVGVAGVPLRELGLVLLIGAAVTYLSTGLVRYILVRRGRVAEIRQRDVHTQPTPQLGGVAMFAGFLAAVFLAAQLPALTRGFMPITPEMNAVVWAGLVIVLVGIVDDLFELGALVKLVGQLAAAIVMSLLGLNWTLLYVPVGEGTTLVLGNVQSAVLTTVFTVLLINAINFIDGLDGLAAGMGAIAGGALLVFSLTLLFDQGGAVAAYPPAIIAAALVGICVGFLPHNFEPSRIFMGDSGAMLIGLLLAAAATSASGKINMSLYGGADVIALASPIIVVAAAVFVPVLDLVMAVVRRVSAGRSPFAADRMHLHHRLLRLGHTHRRTALVLYLWGVVLAFGAVSFSVVPPLAASLGTLVALVAAGLATLIPLRAGRLGNARHRARSS, from the coding sequence ATGGGCGTAGGCGTGGCCGGGGTGCCGTTGCGCGAGTTGGGCCTGGTGCTCCTGATCGGGGCGGCAGTGACCTACTTGAGTACCGGTCTGGTGCGCTACATCCTGGTGCGGCGCGGTCGGGTGGCCGAAATTCGCCAGCGCGACGTGCACACCCAGCCCACCCCGCAACTGGGTGGGGTGGCGATGTTCGCCGGATTTCTCGCCGCGGTCTTCCTCGCCGCCCAGCTGCCTGCGTTGACCCGCGGATTCATGCCGATCACCCCGGAGATGAACGCGGTGGTCTGGGCCGGGCTGGTCATCGTCTTGGTCGGCATCGTCGACGATCTCTTCGAGCTCGGCGCTTTGGTCAAGCTCGTCGGCCAGCTGGCCGCGGCGATCGTGATGAGCCTACTGGGACTCAATTGGACGCTGCTCTACGTGCCCGTGGGGGAGGGGACGACGCTCGTGCTGGGCAATGTCCAGTCTGCAGTCTTGACTACCGTCTTTACGGTGCTATTGATCAACGCGATCAACTTCATCGACGGGCTCGACGGCCTGGCCGCCGGCATGGGCGCGATCGCCGGGGGAGCGCTGCTGGTGTTCTCGCTCACCCTGCTCTTTGACCAAGGCGGGGCGGTCGCCGCCTACCCGCCGGCGATCATCGCGGCCGCCCTCGTGGGGATCTGCGTGGGATTCCTACCGCACAATTTCGAGCCCTCGCGAATCTTTATGGGCGATTCTGGGGCCATGCTCATTGGCCTTCTGCTCGCGGCCGCGGCGACCTCGGCCTCGGGCAAGATCAACATGTCGCTCTACGGCGGCGCCGACGTGATCGCGCTGGCAAGCCCCATCATCGTGGTAGCGGCAGCCGTCTTCGTGCCCGTCTTAGACCTGGTGATGGCCGTGGTGCGCCGGGTGTCGGCCGGCAGGTCGCCGTTTGCCGCCGATCGAATGCACCTACACCACCGGCTACTGAGGTTGGGCCACACGCACCGGCGCACCGCCCTGGTGCTCTATCTTTGGGGCGTGGTCCTCGCGTTCGGCGCGGTGTCGTTTTCTGTCGTCCCGCCCCTGGCGGCGAGCTTGGGCACTCTTGTCGCATTGGTGGCGGCGGGGCTGGCCACCCTCATTCCGCTTCGCGCCGGCCGCCTGGGCAACGCGCGTCACCGCGCGCGCAGCTCGTAG
- a CDS encoding L-threonylcarbamoyladenylate synthase: protein MGDILSCLDSADRKAAVAAAADSVNRGELVVMPTDTVYGIGADAFNNAAVADLLQAKHRGPDYPVAVLVGSWDTVSGLTSAIDSRTRLLVEAFWPGGLSLVLPQAPSLSWNLGDTRGTVMVRMPNHPVALQLLRTVGPMAVSSANIHGHRPPTTALAARQQLGDSVACYLDAGESALGEASTIVDLSQARPSILRHGAVPSERIAAVLGLSAASLDPKADGGED, encoded by the coding sequence GTGGGAGACATCCTCAGCTGCCTGGATAGTGCGGACCGCAAGGCGGCGGTAGCCGCCGCTGCCGACAGCGTCAACCGGGGCGAACTCGTGGTCATGCCCACAGATACCGTCTACGGGATCGGCGCCGACGCCTTCAACAACGCCGCCGTGGCCGATCTGTTGCAGGCCAAGCATCGCGGCCCGGACTATCCGGTGGCCGTCCTCGTGGGTTCCTGGGATACGGTGTCCGGGCTAACCTCGGCGATCGATTCGCGCACGCGGCTCTTGGTGGAGGCGTTCTGGCCCGGGGGGCTGTCCTTGGTACTGCCCCAAGCGCCGTCGTTAAGCTGGAACCTTGGCGATACGCGCGGCACCGTGATGGTCCGGATGCCGAACCATCCCGTGGCGCTGCAGTTGCTGCGCACCGTCGGGCCGATGGCCGTCTCCTCGGCGAATATCCATGGCCACCGGCCGCCGACCACCGCGCTGGCCGCACGCCAGCAACTCGGCGACTCGGTTGCCTGCTACCTGGACGCCGGTGAGTCTGCACTCGGCGAGGCCTCGACGATTGTCGACCTGTCCCAGGCGCGCCCGAGCATCCTGCGCCACGGCGCGGTGCCGAGTGAACGCATTGCCGCCGTCTTGGGCCTAAGCGCCGCCTCGCTCGATCCGAAAGCCGACGGGGGCGAGGACTAG
- the prmC gene encoding peptide chain release factor N(5)-glutamine methyltransferase translates to MPETVREALAQATRRLGAAGIDSPHVDARILAAHFLGCAPLEVFVHASQPVPEGFAEAVARRERREPLQWITGSAAFGPLELAVGPGVFIPRPETEVLADWAVRTLQASGTSSPVVVDLCAGCAAMALFIAHELPDASVHAVELSESAVEWARRNVGALGLNVELHEADATDPGLLAQLAGKVDLVVANPPYVPDAAPVAPEVDFDPSLAIFGGPDGLGIVRGIVGTAGRLVRPGGWFGFEHDDAAAEPALEILAASGLFGNVRSLRDLAGIERFTLGARL, encoded by the coding sequence GTGCCCGAGACCGTGCGCGAGGCGCTGGCGCAGGCTACACGGCGCCTTGGTGCCGCCGGCATCGACTCCCCGCACGTCGACGCGCGGATACTGGCCGCGCACTTTCTGGGGTGCGCGCCCCTCGAGGTTTTCGTGCACGCCAGTCAGCCGGTCCCGGAGGGCTTCGCGGAGGCGGTCGCGCGCCGAGAGCGCCGCGAGCCGCTGCAGTGGATCACGGGCTCTGCGGCCTTTGGGCCCCTGGAGCTTGCGGTCGGCCCCGGGGTGTTCATCCCCAGGCCAGAGACCGAAGTGCTGGCGGACTGGGCGGTGCGCACGCTGCAGGCGAGCGGCACGAGCTCCCCGGTGGTGGTTGACCTGTGCGCCGGCTGTGCGGCGATGGCGTTGTTCATCGCCCACGAGCTTCCCGACGCCTCGGTCCACGCCGTCGAGCTCAGCGAGAGCGCGGTGGAGTGGGCCCGGCGCAACGTCGGCGCCCTAGGGTTGAATGTCGAGCTCCACGAGGCCGACGCAACCGACCCCGGACTTTTGGCGCAGCTTGCCGGAAAGGTTGACCTGGTGGTAGCTAACCCGCCGTACGTCCCGGACGCCGCGCCAGTTGCCCCCGAGGTCGACTTCGATCCATCCCTGGCGATCTTCGGGGGCCCAGACGGATTGGGGATAGTCCGCGGCATTGTGGGCACTGCTGGGCGCTTGGTGCGGCCCGGCGGCTGGTTCGGCTTCGAGCACGACGACGCGGCGGCCGAGCCCGCCCTGGAGATCCTTGCGGCGAGCGGCCTGTTCGGCAACGTGCGCTCGCTGCGGGATCTCGCCGGTATCGAGCGCTTCACTCTCGGGGCTAGACTCTAG
- the prfA gene encoding peptide chain release factor 1, which yields MSHEATRVDDVLAEYQGIEAQMADPALAGDQEAFRKLSKRYAQLQPVVNVHREHEKVIEDLAEATELAHEDHDFAAEAERLEARRVELEEQLADLLAPRDPHDADDIIMEVKAGAGGEEAALFAGDLVRMYEKFADKHGFSYEVLDLHESDLGGVKDITLSFRTKNASRDGAWAAFKFEGGVHRVQRIPVTESQGRIQTSAAGVLVYPEPEEIGQVEIDDKDIRVDVYRSSGKGGQGVNTTDSAVRITHLPTGVVVTCQKERSQIQNKARAMQVLAARLQQMKEDVAEAEAAEGRAAQVRTMDRSERIRTYNWPENRISDHRIGFKANNLDQVLDGNLDDLFDALRTAERNERLEAE from the coding sequence ATGAGCCACGAAGCTACCCGTGTCGATGACGTACTAGCCGAATACCAAGGCATCGAAGCCCAGATGGCGGATCCCGCCCTGGCCGGCGATCAGGAGGCCTTTCGCAAGCTTTCGAAGCGCTACGCTCAGCTGCAGCCCGTGGTGAACGTGCACCGCGAGCACGAGAAGGTCATCGAGGATCTCGCGGAGGCCACCGAGCTGGCACACGAGGACCACGACTTCGCCGCCGAGGCCGAGCGCCTCGAGGCTCGCCGGGTGGAGCTCGAGGAGCAGCTGGCCGACCTTCTGGCACCACGCGACCCCCACGATGCGGACGACATCATCATGGAGGTTAAGGCCGGTGCCGGTGGCGAGGAGGCCGCACTTTTCGCCGGCGACCTGGTACGCATGTACGAGAAGTTCGCCGATAAGCACGGGTTCAGCTACGAGGTGCTCGATCTGCACGAGTCGGACCTTGGGGGAGTCAAAGACATCACGCTGTCCTTCCGCACAAAGAACGCCTCGCGCGATGGCGCCTGGGCTGCGTTCAAGTTTGAGGGCGGCGTGCACCGCGTGCAGAGAATCCCCGTCACCGAGTCGCAGGGCCGAATCCAGACCTCTGCGGCCGGCGTGCTGGTTTATCCGGAGCCCGAGGAGATCGGGCAGGTAGAGATCGACGACAAAGACATCCGCGTGGACGTCTACCGCTCCTCCGGTAAGGGCGGCCAGGGCGTGAACACGACCGACTCCGCCGTGCGGATCACTCACCTGCCCACCGGCGTGGTGGTGACCTGCCAGAAAGAGCGCTCGCAGATTCAGAATAAGGCGCGCGCCATGCAGGTGCTTGCCGCCAGGCTGCAGCAGATGAAAGAAGACGTCGCGGAGGCGGAGGCCGCCGAAGGCAGGGCCGCGCAGGTGCGCACTATGGACCGCTCTGAGCGCATCCGCACCTACAACTGGCCGGAGAACCGCATCTCCGATCACCGCATCGGATTCAAGGCCAATAACCTCGATCAGGTCCTTGACGGCAACCTCGACGATCTTTTCGACGCCCTGCGTACCGCGGAGCGCAACGAGCGCCTCGAGGCGGAGTAG
- the rho gene encoding transcription termination factor Rho, which translates to MPTQDHTNPRPGGDLTALRIPELKEIAARMGIRGLSGKRKSDIIAAINAAGGTANRPTGPAETPATSSAHSAAEAQVTTTKDQDRRVDNPQQANAEEATDAAHNEEPKREANGEQEDANHYESRSQARRARRNRARQAQREQDHKPEDSRGDTSGNGEDNRDGNKAEESSGGRDRRENNDHDGGDRGRSGRGRRDRRNRRGRRGRDGNRDGGHDSQHGGHGGKNNVPLEELEPVAGILDIVDNNVAFVRTTGYHASEKDVYVSNQLIKRCGLRSGDAITGKIAPGGGQVRGRGRNRQKFANLAHVETVNGLSVDEARQRPDFAKLTPLYPNQRLRLETEQKVLTTRVIDLIMPIGKGQRALIVSPPKAGKTTILQNIANAIATNNPECYLMVVLVDERPEEVTDMQRSVHGEVIASTFDRPPSEHTAVAELAIDRAKRLVEQGKDVVVLLDSITRLGRAYNNSSPASGRILSGGVDSNALYPPKRFLGAARNIEHGGSLTIIATAMVETGSAGDTVIFEEFKGTGNAELKLDRKISERRVFPAVDVGPSGTRKDELLLAPEEARLVHKLRRILAALDNQAAIDLLVKQLKKTKNNAQFLMQVASSAPMAADQDVEDHL; encoded by the coding sequence GTGCCCACGCAGGACCACACGAACCCTCGGCCTGGCGGCGACTTAACCGCGCTGCGGATCCCGGAACTCAAAGAGATTGCCGCTCGGATGGGGATTAGGGGGCTTTCTGGAAAACGCAAAAGCGACATCATCGCTGCTATTAACGCGGCAGGCGGCACGGCCAACCGGCCGACCGGGCCTGCTGAAACTCCGGCTACAAGCTCTGCGCATTCCGCGGCAGAAGCGCAGGTGACGACGACGAAGGATCAGGATCGGCGAGTGGATAACCCCCAGCAGGCGAACGCCGAGGAGGCGACCGACGCCGCCCACAACGAGGAACCCAAGCGCGAGGCCAACGGCGAGCAAGAGGACGCGAACCATTACGAATCACGCTCCCAGGCTCGCCGAGCGCGGCGCAACCGGGCCCGCCAGGCGCAACGCGAGCAGGATCACAAGCCCGAGGATTCCCGCGGCGACACCTCCGGTAACGGCGAGGACAACCGCGACGGCAACAAGGCGGAAGAATCCAGTGGGGGACGGGATCGCCGCGAGAACAACGACCACGACGGGGGCGACCGCGGCCGCTCGGGGCGAGGCCGGCGCGACCGGAGGAACCGACGGGGCCGGCGCGGAAGGGACGGAAACCGTGACGGTGGCCATGACAGTCAGCACGGCGGACACGGTGGCAAGAACAACGTTCCCCTCGAGGAGCTCGAGCCGGTAGCCGGCATCCTCGACATCGTGGATAACAACGTGGCGTTCGTACGCACCACCGGGTACCACGCCAGCGAGAAAGACGTCTACGTATCCAATCAGCTGATCAAACGCTGCGGCCTGCGCTCCGGCGACGCGATCACCGGTAAGATCGCCCCCGGCGGCGGCCAGGTGCGCGGACGCGGGCGCAACAGGCAGAAGTTTGCCAACCTCGCCCATGTCGAGACCGTTAACGGCCTCAGCGTGGATGAGGCCCGCCAGCGGCCGGACTTTGCCAAGCTCACCCCGCTGTACCCCAACCAGCGGTTGCGCCTCGAGACCGAACAAAAGGTGCTGACCACGCGGGTGATCGACCTCATCATGCCCATCGGCAAGGGGCAGCGCGCGCTGATCGTCTCGCCGCCCAAGGCAGGCAAGACGACGATCCTGCAGAACATCGCCAACGCCATCGCGACGAACAATCCAGAGTGCTACCTGATGGTGGTGCTGGTCGACGAGCGCCCCGAAGAAGTCACGGACATGCAGCGCAGCGTCCACGGCGAGGTGATCGCCTCGACATTCGACCGCCCGCCCAGCGAGCACACCGCCGTCGCAGAGCTTGCCATCGACCGGGCCAAGCGGCTCGTGGAGCAGGGCAAGGATGTGGTCGTCTTGCTCGACTCGATCACGCGCCTTGGCCGGGCCTACAACAACTCCTCGCCGGCGTCCGGTCGCATCCTCTCCGGCGGCGTGGACTCTAATGCCCTCTACCCGCCGAAACGCTTCCTGGGCGCCGCGCGCAACATTGAGCACGGCGGTAGCCTGACCATTATCGCCACCGCGATGGTAGAGACCGGTTCGGCCGGCGATACTGTCATCTTCGAAGAGTTCAAGGGCACCGGCAACGCGGAGCTGAAGCTGGACCGCAAGATCTCCGAGCGCCGCGTCTTCCCCGCGGTGGACGTCGGGCCGTCCGGCACCCGCAAGGACGAGCTGCTGCTCGCCCCGGAGGAGGCCCGGTTGGTGCACAAGCTGCGGCGCATCCTCGCCGCGCTGGATAACCAGGCGGCGATTGACCTGTTGGTCAAGCAGCTCAAGAAAACCAAGAACAACGCCCAGTTCCTCATGCAGGTAGCCTCAAGTGCGCCCATGGCCGCCGATCAGGACGTGGAGGATCACCTGTAA
- a CDS encoding long-chain fatty-acid--CoA ligase, translating to MQSTMQQIPLSVASILSYGASVHGQTKITTWKNCTAEETTFSEVAGRAAALAHALHDELGITGDNRVASLMYNCAEHLETMFAVSCMGAVFTPLNKQLLVEQIQHIARDAEVEVIVADPRLHELLATVVAECPAVRAVIFLGTDTPEVSLRAGIACYSYEAIIDARATNYPWPVPDETEAAALCYSTGTGGQPKGVAFSHRSLYLTALTLLGTDSMAITNGESFLCCVPIYHVLSWSVPFAAFMAGTPLVLPDADVSAATLADLIAATHPRVAHGVPTIWMQLLVHYMNHPPERMSLTEIFVGGSQAPPVLISLWEERYGVDVVHVWGMTETSTVGTVSRPPSGASGEARRTYRTSQGRFPASLDFRVVNDGEVVPATDRNQGEIQVRGNMVAAQYYRGADSAPSGTEQLEVQFTPDGWLRTGDVGTVSADGFLSIHDRARDVIRSGGEWIYSALLENLVMDSPEVVEAAVIGYPDDKWGERPLAVTVIHPEFPPTAQTAEAIRDRMREQLPNWMLPEYWTFVDSIDKTSVGKFDKKDLRAHLAAGDFDVLALAGPGDASD from the coding sequence ATGCAATCGACCATGCAGCAGATCCCACTTTCTGTCGCCTCCATCTTAAGCTACGGGGCATCCGTGCACGGTCAGACGAAAATTACCACTTGGAAGAACTGTACGGCCGAAGAAACTACGTTTTCCGAGGTTGCCGGGCGCGCGGCCGCCCTTGCGCACGCACTACATGACGAGTTAGGCATTACCGGCGACAACCGCGTGGCCTCCTTGATGTACAACTGTGCCGAGCATTTAGAAACAATGTTCGCCGTCTCTTGTATGGGGGCCGTGTTTACCCCATTAAATAAGCAGCTGTTAGTCGAACAGATTCAGCACATCGCTCGCGACGCCGAGGTGGAGGTCATCGTCGCCGATCCGCGTCTGCACGAGCTCCTGGCCACGGTTGTGGCCGAATGCCCGGCGGTGCGCGCCGTCATTTTCCTGGGCACCGACACCCCCGAGGTGAGCCTGCGCGCGGGGATCGCGTGCTACAGCTACGAGGCGATTATCGACGCCCGCGCCACTAACTACCCCTGGCCCGTGCCCGACGAGACGGAGGCCGCCGCACTCTGCTACTCCACGGGCACCGGCGGCCAGCCGAAGGGGGTGGCCTTTTCCCATCGCTCGCTGTATTTGACCGCGCTAACCCTGCTGGGAACCGACTCCATGGCCATCACTAACGGTGAGAGCTTCTTGTGCTGCGTGCCGATCTACCACGTGCTCAGCTGGTCGGTGCCCTTCGCCGCCTTCATGGCGGGCACCCCGCTGGTCTTGCCGGACGCGGACGTTTCGGCCGCCACGCTTGCGGATCTCATCGCGGCGACGCACCCGCGGGTGGCTCACGGGGTGCCCACGATCTGGATGCAGCTGCTCGTGCACTACATGAATCACCCGCCGGAGCGCATGAGCTTGACCGAGATTTTTGTGGGCGGCTCGCAGGCTCCCCCCGTGCTGATCTCCCTGTGGGAGGAGCGCTACGGCGTGGATGTGGTCCACGTGTGGGGCATGACGGAGACGTCCACGGTCGGCACGGTGTCCAGGCCGCCTTCAGGAGCGTCGGGCGAGGCGCGACGGACCTATCGCACCAGCCAGGGGCGCTTCCCGGCGAGTCTGGATTTCCGGGTGGTTAACGATGGCGAGGTGGTTCCCGCGACCGACCGCAACCAGGGCGAGATCCAGGTGCGCGGCAACATGGTCGCCGCACAGTACTACCGGGGGGCGGATTCCGCACCCTCCGGAACGGAGCAGCTCGAGGTGCAGTTCACACCAGATGGCTGGCTGCGCACCGGCGACGTCGGGACGGTCAGCGCCGACGGGTTTTTGTCCATCCACGACCGCGCCCGCGACGTAATCCGCTCCGGTGGCGAGTGGATCTACTCTGCGCTGCTGGAGAACCTAGTGATGGACTCACCCGAGGTCGTCGAGGCCGCGGTCATCGGTTACCCGGACGATAAGTGGGGCGAGCGGCCCCTGGCCGTCACAGTCATCCACCCGGAGTTTCCGCCTACCGCGCAGACCGCGGAGGCCATCCGCGATCGGATGCGCGAGCAGCTGCCGAACTGGATGCTGCCCGAGTATTGGACATTTGTCGATAGTATTGACAAGACCTCTGTGGGTAAGTTCGACAAGAAGGATCTGCGTGCGCACCTCGCCGCTGGTGATTTCGACGTGCTCGCGCTCGCCGGGCCCGGCGACGCCTCCGATTAA
- a CDS encoding helix-turn-helix transcriptional regulator: MSTGPTTGPRPPRPTTELFTDALPLSPKQREVLETVRHYPGGVSVAELARQLGMHANTVRGHLDELLAHGAVLTSTAPIKGRGRPTILFSARVPDNGAIAREYLSLIELMADALSHDLEDPEERFATAHRIGKKWARRMQLAEEGGRLGSNKAFDQLVQRLRQLGFDPASEDESRADLPDDAPPNARAVSLRTCPFVAADTPPSPIVCAIHEGFIEAYFGAASAAEPTLYPLLESGRCALCVALPSTAGATT; the protein is encoded by the coding sequence ATGTCTACCGGCCCTACTACAGGTCCCCGACCACCGCGACCCACCACCGAGCTATTCACTGATGCACTGCCGCTCAGCCCCAAACAGCGCGAGGTTTTAGAAACCGTGCGCCACTACCCCGGCGGTGTCTCCGTGGCCGAGCTGGCCCGCCAACTCGGCATGCACGCGAACACAGTTCGCGGCCACCTCGACGAGCTACTCGCCCACGGCGCCGTGCTCACGTCCACGGCCCCCATCAAGGGACGCGGCCGGCCGACGATCCTGTTTAGCGCCCGGGTACCCGACAACGGGGCGATTGCGCGCGAGTACCTCTCGCTCATCGAGCTCATGGCCGACGCGCTGTCGCATGACTTAGAAGACCCGGAGGAGCGGTTCGCCACCGCCCACCGCATCGGCAAAAAATGGGCGCGGCGGATGCAGCTCGCCGAGGAAGGCGGTCGACTCGGCTCGAATAAGGCCTTCGACCAGCTGGTCCAACGGCTTCGCCAGCTGGGCTTCGACCCCGCGAGCGAAGACGAGTCGCGCGCCGACCTTCCGGACGACGCCCCGCCGAACGCGCGTGCTGTCTCGCTGCGCACCTGCCCGTTCGTGGCAGCCGATACCCCGCCCTCTCCGATAGTGTGCGCCATCCACGAGGGCTTCATAGAGGCGTACTTCGGTGCCGCCAGCGCGGCCGAGCCCACGCTGTACCCGCTGCTAGAAAGCGGGCGCTGTGCGCTCTGCGTCGCACTGCCGAGCACGGCAGGCGCCACCACTTAG